The Solibacillus sp. FSL W7-1436 genome window below encodes:
- a CDS encoding DUF84 family protein, which yields MRVAVGSKNKAKLGAVEAIVKQYLPEAIIENMEVPSDVSIQPFSNEETRQGAINRARHTMMLTNADMTFGLEGGVDEIEGTMYCCNWGAAVLKDGTVIASSGAQFALPEEIAQELRMGKELGPVMDVYTNSENIRHHQGAVGIFSNNLIDRQEMFEHIVKLLVGQILFKINKEQKDQM from the coding sequence ATGAGAGTAGCAGTCGGATCGAAAAATAAGGCGAAATTAGGTGCTGTCGAAGCAATTGTCAAACAGTATTTACCTGAAGCCATAATCGAAAATATGGAAGTACCTTCAGATGTATCGATTCAGCCCTTTTCAAATGAAGAAACAAGACAAGGTGCGATCAACCGTGCACGCCATACAATGATGCTGACAAATGCGGATATGACATTTGGACTTGAAGGTGGCGTCGATGAAATCGAAGGAACAATGTATTGCTGTAACTGGGGGGCTGCTGTTTTAAAGGATGGGACAGTCATTGCCAGCTCCGGTGCTCAGTTTGCCCTACCGGAAGAGATTGCTCAGGAGCTTCGTATGGGTAAGGAACTTGGACCAGTGATGGACGTCTATACAAATAGCGAAAATATTCGCCATCATCAGGGAGCAGTCGGTATTTTCTCAAATAATTTGATCGACCGCCAAGAAATGTTTGAACATATCGTCAAATTATTAGTTGGTCAAATTCTGTTTAAAATAAATAAAGAGCAAAAGGACCAGATGTAG
- a CDS encoding M42 family metallopeptidase, whose amino-acid sequence MNQDTLTLFKTLTELPGAPGNERAVRNFMRSELAKYSDEIIQDNLGGVFGVRKAKDEQAPKILVAGHMDEVAFMVTSITENGMIRFQTLGGWWNQVMLAQRVTVYTKDREIPGVIASIPPHLLTDAERSKPMDIKNMLIDIGADSKQDAMDLGVRPGQSIIPVCPFTPMANPKKIMAKAWDNRYGCGLAIELLKEIHGQEVKSNIYSGANVMEEVGLRGAAVSSNMIKPDLFFALDASPANDTSGDKNEFGQLGKGTLLRILDRSMVTHRGMREFVLDTAESNNIPYQYFVSQGGTDAGRVHTQNDGIPSAVIGVCSRYIHTSASIIHVDDYAAAKELLVKLIQTADRSTVETIRANV is encoded by the coding sequence ATGAATCAAGATACACTTACTCTTTTTAAAACATTAACAGAACTGCCTGGTGCGCCAGGGAATGAGCGTGCAGTCCGCAATTTTATGCGCTCCGAATTAGCAAAATATTCTGATGAAATTATCCAGGATAATTTAGGCGGCGTATTCGGTGTGCGTAAAGCAAAAGATGAACAAGCGCCGAAAATTTTAGTTGCTGGTCATATGGATGAGGTCGCTTTCATGGTTACTTCCATTACTGAAAACGGCATGATCCGTTTCCAGACACTTGGCGGCTGGTGGAATCAGGTTATGCTTGCGCAACGGGTTACGGTTTATACAAAAGACCGTGAAATTCCGGGTGTTATTGCATCAATTCCACCGCACCTATTAACGGATGCGGAACGTTCAAAACCGATGGATATTAAAAATATGCTGATCGATATCGGAGCAGATTCAAAACAAGATGCGATGGATTTAGGTGTACGTCCAGGACAATCCATTATTCCGGTATGTCCTTTCACACCGATGGCCAATCCGAAAAAAATTATGGCAAAAGCTTGGGATAACCGTTACGGCTGCGGTTTAGCCATCGAACTTTTAAAAGAGATTCATGGTCAGGAAGTGAAGAGCAATATTTATTCCGGAGCAAATGTAATGGAAGAGGTCGGTTTACGCGGGGCTGCAGTTTCATCCAATATGATCAAGCCTGATCTGTTCTTTGCATTGGATGCATCACCTGCGAATGATACATCTGGCGATAAAAATGAATTTGGTCAACTAGGTAAAGGAACATTACTGCGGATTTTAGACCGCTCAATGGTAACACACCGTGGTATGCGTGAATTTGTGCTGGACACAGCTGAGTCAAACAATATTCCATACCAATATTTCGTCTCTCAAGGTGGTACAGATGCAGGACGTGTGCACACTCAAAATGACGGCATTCCTTCAGCAGTAATCGGGGTTTGCTCACGTTATATTCACACATCTGCTTCTATTATTCATGTGGATGACTATGCAGCAGCTAAAGAACTGTTAGTGAAATTAATTCAAACAGCAGACCGTTCTACAGTCGAAACTATTCGTGCAAACGTATAA
- a CDS encoding peptidase M4, which produces MNLKDFTIGVVTGMAAAVIVKEMSNRVAPFANPDHILANIKDEFKKHAPIDGSWIYMKTENFSNGFTETPVYRGGISRTINGELENYEFAADARSGAIVDIKQI; this is translated from the coding sequence ATGAATTTAAAAGACTTTACAATAGGGGTTGTAACAGGGATGGCAGCAGCTGTCATTGTTAAAGAAATGAGCAATCGTGTCGCACCTTTTGCGAATCCAGATCATATTTTAGCCAACATCAAAGATGAATTTAAAAAACATGCACCAATTGATGGTTCCTGGATTTACATGAAAACAGAAAACTTCAGCAATGGCTTTACAGAAACACCGGTCTATCGTGGAGGTATTTCCCGTACAATCAACGGCGAGCTTGAAAACTACGAGTTCGCAGCAGATGCCCGTTCCGGTGCCATTGTAGATATTAAACAAATATAG
- a CDS encoding helix-turn-helix transcriptional regulator translates to MKTRLKELRARYQLNQTELAKRAKVSRQTISLIEREELVPSLLIAVRISKILNEPIDEIFIFEEEEL, encoded by the coding sequence ATGAAAACAAGACTAAAGGAGTTGCGGGCAAGGTATCAGTTAAATCAAACCGAATTAGCAAAACGCGCAAAAGTATCAAGACAGACGATTAGCCTGATTGAACGCGAAGAACTCGTCCCTTCACTATTAATAGCCGTAAGAATATCAAAAATTTTGAACGAACCGATTGATGAGATTTTTATTTTTGAAGAGGAGGAATTATAA